A region of Toxorhynchites rutilus septentrionalis strain SRP chromosome 1, ASM2978413v1, whole genome shotgun sequence DNA encodes the following proteins:
- the LOC129761991 gene encoding translation initiation factor eIF-2B subunit alpha isoform X2, which translates to MTAAKISSTLMEDVEKYFLDILEKDDSLSSGIAAIKTLLMVLEKTKFDTVQELHSTIQAAVQTMRNTEKSITSVVSGSELFSRFITLAKFDDKTMDEVRLIMLARGKIFLDKLLEGRNVVAKQATNFIRDGCRILTHARSRTVRDTLILAAKMNKRFQVYCTQSYPDKQGEHMQRELEAEGIECTIILDSTVGYVMETVDLVFVGAEGVVESGGIINRVGTFTMAMCAREMKKPFYVLVESFKFSRLYPLNQRDLPNDYKYPKSSMSDTSKAHPLVDYTPPVYITLLFTDLGILTPSAVSDELIKLYL; encoded by the exons ATGTGGAAAAATACTTTCTCGATATCCTCGAGAAGGACGACAGTCTGTCGTCGGGCATTGCAGCAATCAAAACACTGTTGATGGTGCTGGAAAAAACTAAAT TTGATACCGTCCAAGAGCTGCACTCCACAATCCAAGCTGCGGTGCAGACGATGCGGAACACAGAAAAATCGATAACGTCGGTCGTGTCCGGGAGTGAATTATTCTCGCGATTCATCACGCTGGCCAAATTCGATGACAAAACGATGGACGAGGTGCGGCTGATTATGCTCGCCCGGGGAAAGATCTTTCTGGACAAACTGCTGGAGGGTAGAAATGTGGTGGCGAAACAGGCGACCAATTTCATCAGGGACGGGTGTCGCATTTTGACCCACGCAAGATCCCGAACTGTGCGGGACACGCTAATTTTGGCTGCTAAGATGAACAAACGATTTCAGGTGTATTGCACCCAAAGTTATCCCGATAAACAGGG AGAACATATGCAGAGAGAACTGGAGGCCGAAGGTATCGAGTGCACCATCATTTTGGATTCCACGGTCGGTTATGTCATGGAAACCGTCGATCTGGTGTTCGTGGGGGCGGAGGGGGTTGTAGAGAGCGGTGGAATCATCAATCGTGTTGGAACTTTCACGATGGCAATGTGCGCCCGGGAAATGAAGAAGCCGTTCTACGTGCTGGTAGAAAGCTTCAAGTTTAGCCGATTGTATCCACTGAATCAGCGAGATTTACCCAATGATTACAAG TATCCCAAGAGCAGTATGAGCGACACCTCCAAGGCGCACCCTCTGGTCGATTACACGCCACCAGTTTATATAACGCTGCTTTTCACCGACTTGGGAATTTTGACACCGTCAGCTGTCAGTGATGAACTGATTAAACTTTATCTATAA
- the LOC129761991 gene encoding translation initiation factor eIF-2B subunit alpha isoform X1 — protein MQYIHYFHAFARNLFCTIVSPNILPSLMKQTSGQFDVEKYFLDILEKDDSLSSGIAAIKTLLMVLEKTKFDTVQELHSTIQAAVQTMRNTEKSITSVVSGSELFSRFITLAKFDDKTMDEVRLIMLARGKIFLDKLLEGRNVVAKQATNFIRDGCRILTHARSRTVRDTLILAAKMNKRFQVYCTQSYPDKQGEHMQRELEAEGIECTIILDSTVGYVMETVDLVFVGAEGVVESGGIINRVGTFTMAMCAREMKKPFYVLVESFKFSRLYPLNQRDLPNDYKYPKSSMSDTSKAHPLVDYTPPVYITLLFTDLGILTPSAVSDELIKLYL, from the exons ATGCAATACATTCACTACTTCCACGCATTTGCAAGAAATCTTTTTTGTACGATTGTTTCTCCTAATATTTTGCCTTCCCTGATGAAGCAGACAAGCGGTCAATTCG ATGTGGAAAAATACTTTCTCGATATCCTCGAGAAGGACGACAGTCTGTCGTCGGGCATTGCAGCAATCAAAACACTGTTGATGGTGCTGGAAAAAACTAAAT TTGATACCGTCCAAGAGCTGCACTCCACAATCCAAGCTGCGGTGCAGACGATGCGGAACACAGAAAAATCGATAACGTCGGTCGTGTCCGGGAGTGAATTATTCTCGCGATTCATCACGCTGGCCAAATTCGATGACAAAACGATGGACGAGGTGCGGCTGATTATGCTCGCCCGGGGAAAGATCTTTCTGGACAAACTGCTGGAGGGTAGAAATGTGGTGGCGAAACAGGCGACCAATTTCATCAGGGACGGGTGTCGCATTTTGACCCACGCAAGATCCCGAACTGTGCGGGACACGCTAATTTTGGCTGCTAAGATGAACAAACGATTTCAGGTGTATTGCACCCAAAGTTATCCCGATAAACAGGG AGAACATATGCAGAGAGAACTGGAGGCCGAAGGTATCGAGTGCACCATCATTTTGGATTCCACGGTCGGTTATGTCATGGAAACCGTCGATCTGGTGTTCGTGGGGGCGGAGGGGGTTGTAGAGAGCGGTGGAATCATCAATCGTGTTGGAACTTTCACGATGGCAATGTGCGCCCGGGAAATGAAGAAGCCGTTCTACGTGCTGGTAGAAAGCTTCAAGTTTAGCCGATTGTATCCACTGAATCAGCGAGATTTACCCAATGATTACAAG TATCCCAAGAGCAGTATGAGCGACACCTCCAAGGCGCACCCTCTGGTCGATTACACGCCACCAGTTTATATAACGCTGCTTTTCACCGACTTGGGAATTTTGACACCGTCAGCTGTCAGTGATGAACTGATTAAACTTTATCTATAA